The sequence CTTACTTTAACGTCGTTTACAAAATTGCGAATCTGCTGCTCGTCCTGTTTTTTACAAATCATTAAAATGCCTTCGCTTTCTACTACTATATAATCTTCAAGACCCTGTAAAACTACAAGTTTGTCTTTTGGAACAGAAACAATACAATTATTACAACCATATGTAATAATGTTTTTACCCACAAGAGCATTCTTGTTTTCGTCTTTTGGAATGTGAGTATAGAGACTTCCCCATGTACCAAGGTCGCTCCAGCCAAAAATACTTGAACGCACATATACATTATCAGCTTTTTCCATAACACTATAGTCTATAGAAATATTTTTGCAGGTTGCGTAGGCTCTGTTTATAAACTCGGCTTCTTTGTCGGTATTGTAAAAATCCCAGCCTTCTTTAAAAACGTTAGCTAGTTCTGGATCGTGTTTTTCAAGTGCATTGATGATGCTTTGAGTGCTCCAGATAAAAATGCCTGAATTCCATAAAAAGTCACCGCTTTCCATAAAAAAACTCGCCATTTCGGCATTTGGTTTTTCGGTAAACGTTTTAACTTTGTGAATACGCTTATCTTTTTCTTCTACATCGCTTTTAATAAATTGAATGTACCCGTATCCCGTATCAGGGCGCGTAGGTTTAATTCCCAGTGTAATTAAGCAATCGCTGCGTTCTGCTTTTTCAAAACAAGACTGTAAGGCCTTAACAAAAGTATCTTCCTTTTTTACCAGGTGATCACTCGGTGCAACAAGCGTTATGGCTTTAGGATCGCGTTTGTGAATTTTGTAAGAAGCGTAGGCAATGCATGGTGCGGTATTTCTGCGAACAGTTTCGCAAAGAATGTTTTCTTTTAAAAGTTCAGGTAATTGCTCAGCCACTAGTTCTTCGTAAGAGGCGCTGGTAACAACGTATATGTTTTCTTTAGGACAAACTTTAGAAACCCGTTTGTAGGTTTGTTGTAAAAGAGTTTCACCAGTACCTAAAATATCAAGGAATTGTTTGGGATGCTGCGTAGTACTCATTGGCCAAAAGCGGGTACCAACCCCTCCAGCCATTATAATTGCGTAATGATGTTTCATAAAAACGTTACAAAATTATAAAATAAAGCATGCAAATCCTTTTAAAAAGTGCTATTACTGTTAATTTAGATAAAAAGCGTATATTTGCACTCTTAATCTTAAAATTATCTCGCCTGTTTTCGTCGGCATGAAGCATTAAAGCGGGATTTTTTATGGCTTTAATGTATTAATTTAAAATTTAAAAAATGACTTTTCAAGAATCAGGTCTCAACAGCGACCTTATAAAAGCTGTTACGGACTTAGGGTTCGAAAATCCTACGCCCATACAAGAACAAACCATTGCTTTATTAGGTAAAGAAAAAACAGACTTAGTTGCCCTCGCGCAAACAGGTACTGGTAAAACAGCTGCATTTGGTTTACCAATGCTAAACAGAATCGATTGTGATAATAAAACAGTTCAGGCGTTAATTTTAGCGCCAACCCGTGAACTTTGTGTTCAAATTACCAACGACATTAAAAATTACGGGAAATATATGAAAGGCTTTGGTGTAACTGCTATTTATGGTGGTGCACGTATTGACGGACAAATTAAAGACATTAAACGTGGAGTACAAGTTGTTGCCGCAACACCAGGCCGTTTAATAGATATGATCGAGCGTCGTGCTATTAACTTAAGCACTGTTCAGGTTGTTATTCTCGATGAGGCTGATGAAATGTTGAACATGGGTTTTAAAGATGATTTAGATATTATCTTAAAAGAAACCCCAAAAGAAAAAAACACCTGGTTGTTTAGCGCTACAATGCCTAAAGAGGTTGAGCGTATTGCAAGAACTTACATGAGCAAACCTGCTGAATTAAGCACAGGTAAGAAAAATGAAGGTGCTGATAATTTAGAGCATATTTATTATGTAGTTAGTCCACGCGACCGCTATTTAGCTTTAAAGCGTGTTGCCGATTTTTATCCCGATATTTTTGGAATTGTTTTCTGTCGTACAAAAGCAGAAACACAGGAAGTTGCTGACTCGTTAATAAAGGATGGTTACAGCGCAGATGCTTTACACGGAGATCTTTCTCAAAGTCAACGTGATTTTGTAATGAAACGTTTCCGCAGTAAAACTTTACAAATGTTAGTTGCAACGGACGTAGCTGCCCGTGGTATTGACGTGAATAATGTAACTCACGTGATCAATTACAATTTACCTGAAGACGTTGAGAATTACACTCACCGTACAGGAAGAACTGCACGTGCAGGGAAATCAGGAATTGCCATAGCTATTATCACGCCGAAAGACAGTGGTAAAGTAAAAGACATCGAACGTATCATCAAAAAGAAATTCGAGAAAAAAGATGTACCAAATGGGTTAGAAGTTTGCGAAAAACAACTTTTTAACTTAGTACATAAATTACACAACGTAGAAGTAAAAGATGAAGAGATTGAAAGTTTCTTACCTGCTATCTACGAAGAATTAAAAGACCTTACTAAAGAGGAATTAATTAAACGGGTGATCAGTGAAGAATTTAACCGTTTCCACGAATACTACGACAACGCTCCTGATTTAAATATCGTGAAAGGTGCTGTTGATGGCGCTTTCGGAAATAGCAGAACAACGCGTTTCTTCGTGAATATGGGAGCTTTAGATGGCTTTAACATTAATAGTTTAAAAGATTTCTTAGCAGACGCTGTAAAGTTACAACAGCGTATGGTGTTTAATGTAGACGTAAAAAGCAGTTTTTCTTTCTTTGAAACTGAGAGTAAACTCGTAGATACGTTTATGGCTTTAAATTCTGCAGATCTTGAATTTAATAACCGCAAAATTTCGTTAGAGGTAAGTAACCGTAAAATGAAAGAAGGCGGAAGAAGCAGTGATGGTGGAGAAAGACGCGGCGGCGGTGGCGGAAGAAGCTACGGTGGCGGCGGTGGCTACAAAGGTCGCGAAGGTGGCGGTGGTTTCAGAGAGAAACGTGAAGGTGGCTTCGGTGGTGGAGAAAAACGTGAAGGTGGTTTCGGTGGTGGAGAAAAACGTGGCAGTGGAGAAAGACGTCCGAGAAAACCAGGATCTAGTTTCAACAGCGGTGGAGGTGATCGCGAAAAATCATCTTTCGGTGGCGAGAAGAAAAAGGGTTTCGGAAAAAGTAGATTTTAATATCGCACTATAAACTGGCCACAGATTTCACAGAGGACGCAGATTTTTAATTTGCAAGCTGTGAGGTCTGTGGTTTTTTTGTGCCTGTATTTTGCTTTTGTCGCCAGTAACACAGCTGCGATAGCTATTGGATCACCGAATGCTCTTGCAGACTGATTTTTAAAAATCAAATTCGTTTCAACTTTTATTTCGCAAATCTTCAGGTGGCGTGCCCTGAGACTTATTATTTAGAATCTCAAAGTAAATTATTTTTTAATCCGTGAAATCTGTGAAATCAGTGACTGACTACCTTCGAAATCTGGGGGTTTTACCTATATTTGTGACCTAAAAATACACTAACATCCATGCCTTCTATTTCAAATAAAGCCACAACAATGCCGGCTTCTCCAATCCGTAAACTTGTTCCTTTCGCAGAAACTGCAAAGAAAAAGGGAACTAAAATTTATCACTTAAATATTGGTCAGCCTGACATTGAAACGCCTGCTTCCTTTTTAGACGCGGTGAAAAATGCAGACATGAAAATAGTGGAGTACAGTCACAGTGCCGGCAATGAAAGTTACCGTAAAAAATTGTGTGGCTACTACAAAGAATATAATATTAACATTGATCAGAACGATGTGATCATTACCTGCGGAGGTAGCGAAGCTATTGAAATTGCTTTGTTAACCTGTTTTAATCCCGGTGATGAAATCATTATCCCTGAGCCTTTTTACGCTAACTATAATGGGTTTAGTAAGGCTGCTGACGTGGTTGTTAAACCGATCCGTAGTTTTATTGATACTGGTTTCGCTCTTCCTCCCATTGCAGAGTTTGAGAAACAAATCACTTCTAAAACAAAAGGAATTATGATTTGTAACCCGGGAAATCCGACGGGTTATTTGTATACAAAGGCGGAACTGGAAGCGCTGCGTGATCTTGTAAAAAAACACGATCTGTTTTTATTAAGTGATGAGGTTTACCGTGAATTCTGTTACGATGGAAAAGAATACGTTAGCGTGATGCACCTGGAGGGAATTGAAGAGAACGTTATCCTTTTAGACTCTATCAGTAAACGTTACAGTGCTTGTGGCGCACGCATTGGAGCTATGATCAGCAAGAACAAGGAAATTATGTCTGCAGCTTTGAAATTTGCTCAGGCGCGCTTGAGCCCTCCAAGCTACGGACAAATAGGAGCAGAGGCTGCGTTGGATACACCTAAATCTTATTTTGCGGAAGTGAAAAAGGAATATGTAGCGCGTCGTGATTTTGTTATTGAATCATTAAATAAAATGAATGGCGTTTTTTGTCCTAAGCCGAGTGGTGCTTTTTATTGTATAGCCAAATTGCCGATTGACAATGCCGATAAATTTTGTCAATGGTTACTGGAAGATTTTAATTACCAGTCTCAAACTGTCATGCTAGCTCCTGCAACGGGTTTTTATTCTACTCCGGGTGCTGGTTCCGATGAGGTAAGAATTGCATACGTTTTAAAAATAGAGGATCTTAAAGGTGCAATGACTTGTTTGGAAGAGGCTCTGAAAATTTATCCTGGCAAAACAAATTAAAATGGATTTTTTTAAAAGCACGCTTCTTGGTTTTGCGATTTGTATTCTCATCTCTTCTTGCGGAAATGAAAACGACGCAGATACGGAAATAAAAAAACAAGAGGTTCCGGTAGTCGAAAAAAAAATCACGGATACTACTTCCTTCGCCAATAATGTAACGGAGTTTGATCTTGCTAATGGACCGGTAGGAGTTTACCATGTGCCGGAGATGCTGGTATTAAGTATAACAGATTCAGCACAGACCGGGCAGGTATCGGCGGTGCTTCAGCGAAACTTCGCGACTCTTGAAGAGGAGATGGTTGCTGTAGGCGCCGAAGTGAACGGTCCAATAGGCATGATCACCTACAACAATAGTCTTAAAAATTTTAAATTCGAAAGCACGCTTTTTATTAAACGTATTCCAACTGTTCAACCTAAGCGTTGCAACATAGTGGTGCTCGAAGCTTCACAAATGCTGGTTTATAATTTTTACGGGCCGTACAGCAATCTATTTGCTGCTTATGATAAAATTAAGAAGTACTGTGAGAAAAATGATTTAATTGAAAGCGGACCTATGCGTGAATTTTATATCACCGATCCTGAAAAGGAAAAAGATCCCGCAAAATGGTTAACGCGTATCATGCTTCCGGTTATCTCTATGCGCAAAAAGTAGTGCTAAAGCTTTTTTAACCTTGTTCTAAATTTAATTTTTCGCAATTTTATTAGGTGAAAAATTATTTAGCAAAACAAATTTACAGTACGCTTTTCTATCCTTTGCTGTTTGTTATTTTCATCTGGATTGTTTTCTGGATGCAAAATACACTACAGTATAATTTTACGAATTTAGGTGTGCTTCCCCGCAATAAAATGGGTCTCCCGGGAATCGTGACTTCCGTTTTTATTCACGGCAATTTAAGTCACATCGTTTCAAATACACTTCCCTTATTGGTTTTGGGAATGATGTTGTTTTACTTCTATAAAAAAATAGCAAAGCCTGTTTTTTTATGGATCTGGCTCATTAGCGGAATATGGCTCTGGTTGGGTGGCAGGAACACTATTAATTATCCGACTTACCATATTGGTGCAAGCACTTTAGTGTATGGCCTTGCCGGATTTTTATTTTTTAGCGGAGTATTCAGGAGGCACTTACGTTTGATGGTTGTTTCTGCACTCGTTGTATTTTTATATGGGGGAATTGTTTGGGGTATTTTTCCAATAAAAGAGGAAATTAGTTGGGAAGGTCATCTTTTTGGAATGATTGCCGGAATTCTTGTAGCATTTAATTATAGAAAAGAGGGCCCTCAAAAAAGAGTGCACCAATGGAACGAAGAGGAAGACGACGCAACGGATTTGCCATGGCAGGAGGTGCAAGCGCCACCTTTAATTGCTCCGGAGTCTAAAGATGAAATAACCATTACCTACATCTATAAAGAAAAAGACAAAGAGACATAATATTTAGTATCTTAGATAGAACCAAAGAGTCTGAGATGTTTTATCGCTTCATTTTTGTTTTAGGTCTTGTAGTTCCTTTTTTGGGGATGACTCAGAC is a genomic window of Sphingobacteriaceae bacterium containing:
- a CDS encoding mannose-1-phosphate guanylyltransferase, which produces MKHHYAIIMAGGVGTRFWPMSTTQHPKQFLDILGTGETLLQQTYKRVSKVCPKENIYVVTSASYEELVAEQLPELLKENILCETVRRNTAPCIAYASYKIHKRDPKAITLVAPSDHLVKKEDTFVKALQSCFEKAERSDCLITLGIKPTRPDTGYGYIQFIKSDVEEKDKRIHKVKTFTEKPNAEMASFFMESGDFLWNSGIFIWSTQSIINALEKHDPELANVFKEGWDFYNTDKEAEFINRAYATCKNISIDYSVMEKADNVYVRSSIFGWSDLGTWGSLYTHIPKDENKNALVGKNIITYGCNNCIVSVPKDKLVVLQGLEDYIVVESEGILMICKKQDEQQIRNFVNDVKVSKGEKFV
- a CDS encoding ATP-dependent RNA helicase is translated as MTFQESGLNSDLIKAVTDLGFENPTPIQEQTIALLGKEKTDLVALAQTGTGKTAAFGLPMLNRIDCDNKTVQALILAPTRELCVQITNDIKNYGKYMKGFGVTAIYGGARIDGQIKDIKRGVQVVAATPGRLIDMIERRAINLSTVQVVILDEADEMLNMGFKDDLDIILKETPKEKNTWLFSATMPKEVERIARTYMSKPAELSTGKKNEGADNLEHIYYVVSPRDRYLALKRVADFYPDIFGIVFCRTKAETQEVADSLIKDGYSADALHGDLSQSQRDFVMKRFRSKTLQMLVATDVAARGIDVNNVTHVINYNLPEDVENYTHRTGRTARAGKSGIAIAIITPKDSGKVKDIERIIKKKFEKKDVPNGLEVCEKQLFNLVHKLHNVEVKDEEIESFLPAIYEELKDLTKEELIKRVISEEFNRFHEYYDNAPDLNIVKGAVDGAFGNSRTTRFFVNMGALDGFNINSLKDFLADAVKLQQRMVFNVDVKSSFSFFETESKLVDTFMALNSADLEFNNRKISLEVSNRKMKEGGRSSDGGERRGGGGGRSYGGGGGYKGREGGGGFREKREGGFGGGEKREGGFGGGEKRGSGERRPRKPGSSFNSGGGDREKSSFGGEKKKGFGKSRF
- a CDS encoding aspartate aminotransferase (catalyzes the formation of oxalozcetate and L-glutamate from L-aspartate and 2-oxoglutarate), which translates into the protein MPSISNKATTMPASPIRKLVPFAETAKKKGTKIYHLNIGQPDIETPASFLDAVKNADMKIVEYSHSAGNESYRKKLCGYYKEYNINIDQNDVIITCGGSEAIEIALLTCFNPGDEIIIPEPFYANYNGFSKAADVVVKPIRSFIDTGFALPPIAEFEKQITSKTKGIMICNPGNPTGYLYTKAELEALRDLVKKHDLFLLSDEVYREFCYDGKEYVSVMHLEGIEENVILLDSISKRYSACGARIGAMISKNKEIMSAALKFAQARLSPPSYGQIGAEAALDTPKSYFAEVKKEYVARRDFVIESLNKMNGVFCPKPSGAFYCIAKLPIDNADKFCQWLLEDFNYQSQTVMLAPATGFYSTPGAGSDEVRIAYVLKIEDLKGAMTCLEEALKIYPGKTN
- a CDS encoding rhomboid family intramembrane serine protease — its product is MQNTLQYNFTNLGVLPRNKMGLPGIVTSVFIHGNLSHIVSNTLPLLVLGMMLFYFYKKIAKPVFLWIWLISGIWLWLGGRNTINYPTYHIGASTLVYGLAGFLFFSGVFRRHLRLMVVSALVVFLYGGIVWGIFPIKEEISWEGHLFGMIAGILVAFNYRKEGPQKRVHQWNEEEDDATDLPWQEVQAPPLIAPESKDEITITYIYKEKDKET